In Paramormyrops kingsleyae isolate MSU_618 chromosome 5, PKINGS_0.4, whole genome shotgun sequence, one DNA window encodes the following:
- the dennd1c gene encoding DENN domain-containing protein 1B isoform X2, whose translation MGTRLKENPERTFNWFFEASCPIAKDKDPLVLFQFPEDYSDEESIRSLPRFCFPYDIERVKPSMVVQHFTFVLTDLEGCQRFGFCRQTSGSKSCLCVLSYLPWFEVFYKLLNNLADYLTKGQTNEMRELLSALHKHPVPQADSFATLQLVPYFIAPDPKSLPSIPESRNLTELVVSVDVSNLLQLYASMLFERRILLYSSKLSTLTACVHACSSVLFPMYWQHIFIPVLPPHLLDYCCAPMPYLIGVHSSLSERVRSCALEDVVILNIDTNTMESPFDDLRRIPSYVVSALKVRLKKQSAATGTGVARAFLRAQAELFGGYREALTRPTEGGPIAFCKKSFLNHKSKSMRHFLESAVHLQFFKQFIDARLDMLNHGREPADFFEDEILQCTASAAGTRPYQQWVGNLKIGGGAILHTVKSKANMCKSATAQAKSCLRNITASKEDSEAAMLYRVGSLRSEPLGSQLHRRAQSDCLQNRLPITQHFGKSRPRRPNRRNMSPTEEYNQLEPGGTWSCSWNSALENGTPDTQQSVTDGAQPDDLDSELVPDPEEMDLLGEIFDTLSLRSSHDRGLIYATRSLDLFGSDTTDFITRHKMTTPSQESLSPSTGRSESLQSWGQDGDLEEGEEHEMEEGQDGDLEEGLDNSLGKMGKGDELAEGTEWEAAPAGSLGVAWETGTSTEWCEPCRGCGEGQDSLSKPETYQTEGCPLAQEVEAETSKISARMLKQPVPPSPQGEPVSSRAQQEEPVTHVVQGEEPVPSSPWGEEPVTSNVLGEEPVPSILQEESVPLSPQGEEPVSPIPRVQETVALFQVKAMKKPVDMWRNTCNASPNGRPEMAANLEAADDMAAPTRSETGTLGESESLPLLKVSELKKRFEA comes from the exons AGAAAATCCAGAGAGAACCTTCAACTGGTTCTTTGAGGCCTCCTGTCCCATCGCCAAGGACAAAG atCCCCTGGTTTTGTTCCAGTTTCCTGAGGACTACAGCGATGAG GAATCCATTCGCAGTCTCCCACGGTTCTGCTTCCCTTACGACATAGAAAG GGTGAAACCAAGTATGGTAGTACAACACTTCACCTTTGTACTCACCGATCTAGAAGGATGTCAGCGTTTCGGATTTTGCCGTCAGACTTCTGGGTCTAAGAGCTGTCTCTGCGTCTTGAG TTACCTACCCTGGTTTGAGGTCTTCTACAAACTCCTGAATAATCTGGCTGACTATTTGACTAAAGGACAG ACCAATGAAATGCGAGAACTGCTGTCCGCCCTCCACAAACACCCCGTCCCACAGGCTGACAGCTTCGCCACCCTACAGCTG GTACCGTACTTCATCGCTCCAGACCCCAAGAGTCTGCCCTCCATCCCTGAGAGT AGGAACCTGACAGAGTTGGTGGTTTCAGTGGATGTCAGTAACCTGCTGCAGCTTTATGCCAGCATGCTGTTTGAGAGGCGTATCCTCCTCTACTCCAGCAAGCTGAGCACA CTAACGGCTTGCGTCCACGCCTGCAGCTCTGTGCTCTTCCCCATGTACTGGCAGCACATTTTCATTCCCGTTCTTCCTCCACATCTACTCGACTATTGCTG TGCTCCCATGCCCTACCTGATTGGAGTCCATTCAAGTCTCTCTGAG AGGGTGCGAAGCTGTGCCTTGGAAGATGTGGTGATCCTGAATATAGACACAAACACCATGGAGTCTCCCTTTGACGACCTGAGGAGGATTCCCTCATACGTG GTGTCCGCTTTAAAGGTGAGGTTGAAGAAGCAGTCTGCAGCCACGGGGACGGGGGTGGCCAGGGCCTTCCTGAGGGCGCAGGCCGAGCTCTTTGGGGGTTACAGAGAGGCCCTGACCAGGCCGACG GAGGGTGGACCCATTGCTTTCTGCAAGAAATCTTTTCTGAACCATAAATCCAAATCCATGAGGCACTTCCTGGAGAGTGCAGTCCACCTGCAGTTCTTCAAGCAG TTCATCGATGCGCGCCTGGACATGCTGAACCATGGGAGGGAGCCAGCGGACTTCTTCGAGGACGAGATCCTTCAGTGCACTGCCTCTGCAG CAGGTACTAGGCCATACCAGCAGTGGGTGGGCAACCTCAAG ATAGGAGGCGGAGCTATCCTCCATACTGTGAAGTCCAAAGCCAACATGTGCAAGTCT GCCACGGCTCAAGCCAAGTCCTGTCTGAGGAATATCACTGCCAGTAAG GAGGACAGTGAGGCCGCCATGCTCTACAGGGTGGGGTCCCTTCGCTCTGAACCCCTGGGGTCACAGCTTCACCGCAGGGCCCAGTCTGACTGCCTGCAGAACCGGCTGCCAATCACACAGCACTTTGGGAAG TCTCGCCCACGTCGCCCAAACCGCAGGAACATGAGCCCTACAGAGGAGTACAACCAGCTGGAGCCAGGTGGCACCTGGAGCTGCAGCTGGAATTCTGCCCTGGAGAATGG TACACCAGATACTCAGCAGAGCGTGACAGATGGCGCCCAGCCAGATGATTTGGACAGCGAGCTGGTGCCAGACCCAGAGGAGATGGACCTCCTGGGGGAGATCTTTGACACCCTTAGCCTAAGGAGCTCCCATGATCGAGGTCTGATCTATGCCACCCGCAGCCTAGACCTCTTTGGCTCCGACACCACCGACTTCATCACACGG CACAAGATGACGACCCCAAGCCAGGAGAGTCTGAGCCCCTCCACTGGCAGGAGCGAGAGTTTGCAGAGCTGGGGGCAGGACGGGGACTTAGAGGAGGGGGAGGAGCATGAAATGGAGGAGGGGCAGGATGGGGACTTAGAGGAGGGGCTGGATAACAGTCTCGGGAAGATGGGGAAGGGAGATGAGCTTGCTGAGGGGACAGAATGGGAGGCTGCTCCTGCAGGCAGTTTGGGGGTCGCCTGGGAAACAGGCACCAGCACCGAGTGGTGTGAACCCTGCAGGGGGTGTGGGGAGGGACAGGACTCACTCTCAAAGCCAGAGACTTATCAAACGGAAGGCTGTCCCTTAGCGCAGGAAGTGGAGGCAGAGACCAGCAAAATCTCTGCAAGGATGCTGAAGCAGCCAGTCCCTCCAAGTCCACAGGGGGAGCCAGTCTCTTCAAGAGCACAGCAGGAGGAGCCAGTCACTCATGTTGTACAGGGGGAAGAGCCAGTACCTTCAAGTCCATGGGGGGAGGAGCCTGTCACTTCAAATGTACTGGGGGAGGAGCCAGTACCTTCCATCCTACAGGAAGAATCAGTCCCTCTAAGCCCACAGGGGGAGGAGCCAGTGTCCCCAATACCCAGGGTACAGGAGACAGTGGCTCTGTTCCAGGTAAAGGCCATGAAAAAGCCAGTTGATATGTGGAGAAACACCTGTAATGCTTCTCCCAATGGGAGGCCGGAGATGGCAGCCAACCTTGAGGCTGCCGATGATATGGCAGCACCAACCAGGAGTGAGACAGGGACTCTGGGGGAGAGTGAAAGCTTGCCTCTGCTCAAGGTGTCAGAGCTGAAGAAGAGGTTTGAGGCCTAA
- the dennd1c gene encoding DENN domain-containing protein 1B isoform X1 — MGTRLKENPERTFNWFFEASCPIAKDKDPLVLFQFPEDYSDEESIRSLPRFCFPYDIERVKPSMVVQHFTFVLTDLEGCQRFGFCRQTSGSKSCLCVLSYLPWFEVFYKLLNNLADYLTKGQTNEMRELLSALHKHPVPQADSFATLQLGGQLQVTTGVQDPLGGCCPAPSGESGVPYFIAPDPKSLPSIPESRNLTELVVSVDVSNLLQLYASMLFERRILLYSSKLSTLTACVHACSSVLFPMYWQHIFIPVLPPHLLDYCCAPMPYLIGVHSSLSERVRSCALEDVVILNIDTNTMESPFDDLRRIPSYVVSALKVRLKKQSAATGTGVARAFLRAQAELFGGYREALTRPTEGGPIAFCKKSFLNHKSKSMRHFLESAVHLQFFKQFIDARLDMLNHGREPADFFEDEILQCTASAAGTRPYQQWVGNLKIGGGAILHTVKSKANMCKSATAQAKSCLRNITASKEDSEAAMLYRVGSLRSEPLGSQLHRRAQSDCLQNRLPITQHFGKSRPRRPNRRNMSPTEEYNQLEPGGTWSCSWNSALENGTPDTQQSVTDGAQPDDLDSELVPDPEEMDLLGEIFDTLSLRSSHDRGLIYATRSLDLFGSDTTDFITRHKMTTPSQESLSPSTGRSESLQSWGQDGDLEEGEEHEMEEGQDGDLEEGLDNSLGKMGKGDELAEGTEWEAAPAGSLGVAWETGTSTEWCEPCRGCGEGQDSLSKPETYQTEGCPLAQEVEAETSKISARMLKQPVPPSPQGEPVSSRAQQEEPVTHVVQGEEPVPSSPWGEEPVTSNVLGEEPVPSILQEESVPLSPQGEEPVSPIPRVQETVALFQVKAMKKPVDMWRNTCNASPNGRPEMAANLEAADDMAAPTRSETGTLGESESLPLLKVSELKKRFEA; from the exons AGAAAATCCAGAGAGAACCTTCAACTGGTTCTTTGAGGCCTCCTGTCCCATCGCCAAGGACAAAG atCCCCTGGTTTTGTTCCAGTTTCCTGAGGACTACAGCGATGAG GAATCCATTCGCAGTCTCCCACGGTTCTGCTTCCCTTACGACATAGAAAG GGTGAAACCAAGTATGGTAGTACAACACTTCACCTTTGTACTCACCGATCTAGAAGGATGTCAGCGTTTCGGATTTTGCCGTCAGACTTCTGGGTCTAAGAGCTGTCTCTGCGTCTTGAG TTACCTACCCTGGTTTGAGGTCTTCTACAAACTCCTGAATAATCTGGCTGACTATTTGACTAAAGGACAG ACCAATGAAATGCGAGAACTGCTGTCCGCCCTCCACAAACACCCCGTCCCACAGGCTGACAGCTTCGCCACCCTACAGCTG GGTGGGCAGCTACAGGTCACCACAGGGGTACAGGACCCTTTGGGAGGCTGTTGCCCTGCCCCGTCAGGGGAGTCAGGG GTACCGTACTTCATCGCTCCAGACCCCAAGAGTCTGCCCTCCATCCCTGAGAGT AGGAACCTGACAGAGTTGGTGGTTTCAGTGGATGTCAGTAACCTGCTGCAGCTTTATGCCAGCATGCTGTTTGAGAGGCGTATCCTCCTCTACTCCAGCAAGCTGAGCACA CTAACGGCTTGCGTCCACGCCTGCAGCTCTGTGCTCTTCCCCATGTACTGGCAGCACATTTTCATTCCCGTTCTTCCTCCACATCTACTCGACTATTGCTG TGCTCCCATGCCCTACCTGATTGGAGTCCATTCAAGTCTCTCTGAG AGGGTGCGAAGCTGTGCCTTGGAAGATGTGGTGATCCTGAATATAGACACAAACACCATGGAGTCTCCCTTTGACGACCTGAGGAGGATTCCCTCATACGTG GTGTCCGCTTTAAAGGTGAGGTTGAAGAAGCAGTCTGCAGCCACGGGGACGGGGGTGGCCAGGGCCTTCCTGAGGGCGCAGGCCGAGCTCTTTGGGGGTTACAGAGAGGCCCTGACCAGGCCGACG GAGGGTGGACCCATTGCTTTCTGCAAGAAATCTTTTCTGAACCATAAATCCAAATCCATGAGGCACTTCCTGGAGAGTGCAGTCCACCTGCAGTTCTTCAAGCAG TTCATCGATGCGCGCCTGGACATGCTGAACCATGGGAGGGAGCCAGCGGACTTCTTCGAGGACGAGATCCTTCAGTGCACTGCCTCTGCAG CAGGTACTAGGCCATACCAGCAGTGGGTGGGCAACCTCAAG ATAGGAGGCGGAGCTATCCTCCATACTGTGAAGTCCAAAGCCAACATGTGCAAGTCT GCCACGGCTCAAGCCAAGTCCTGTCTGAGGAATATCACTGCCAGTAAG GAGGACAGTGAGGCCGCCATGCTCTACAGGGTGGGGTCCCTTCGCTCTGAACCCCTGGGGTCACAGCTTCACCGCAGGGCCCAGTCTGACTGCCTGCAGAACCGGCTGCCAATCACACAGCACTTTGGGAAG TCTCGCCCACGTCGCCCAAACCGCAGGAACATGAGCCCTACAGAGGAGTACAACCAGCTGGAGCCAGGTGGCACCTGGAGCTGCAGCTGGAATTCTGCCCTGGAGAATGG TACACCAGATACTCAGCAGAGCGTGACAGATGGCGCCCAGCCAGATGATTTGGACAGCGAGCTGGTGCCAGACCCAGAGGAGATGGACCTCCTGGGGGAGATCTTTGACACCCTTAGCCTAAGGAGCTCCCATGATCGAGGTCTGATCTATGCCACCCGCAGCCTAGACCTCTTTGGCTCCGACACCACCGACTTCATCACACGG CACAAGATGACGACCCCAAGCCAGGAGAGTCTGAGCCCCTCCACTGGCAGGAGCGAGAGTTTGCAGAGCTGGGGGCAGGACGGGGACTTAGAGGAGGGGGAGGAGCATGAAATGGAGGAGGGGCAGGATGGGGACTTAGAGGAGGGGCTGGATAACAGTCTCGGGAAGATGGGGAAGGGAGATGAGCTTGCTGAGGGGACAGAATGGGAGGCTGCTCCTGCAGGCAGTTTGGGGGTCGCCTGGGAAACAGGCACCAGCACCGAGTGGTGTGAACCCTGCAGGGGGTGTGGGGAGGGACAGGACTCACTCTCAAAGCCAGAGACTTATCAAACGGAAGGCTGTCCCTTAGCGCAGGAAGTGGAGGCAGAGACCAGCAAAATCTCTGCAAGGATGCTGAAGCAGCCAGTCCCTCCAAGTCCACAGGGGGAGCCAGTCTCTTCAAGAGCACAGCAGGAGGAGCCAGTCACTCATGTTGTACAGGGGGAAGAGCCAGTACCTTCAAGTCCATGGGGGGAGGAGCCTGTCACTTCAAATGTACTGGGGGAGGAGCCAGTACCTTCCATCCTACAGGAAGAATCAGTCCCTCTAAGCCCACAGGGGGAGGAGCCAGTGTCCCCAATACCCAGGGTACAGGAGACAGTGGCTCTGTTCCAGGTAAAGGCCATGAAAAAGCCAGTTGATATGTGGAGAAACACCTGTAATGCTTCTCCCAATGGGAGGCCGGAGATGGCAGCCAACCTTGAGGCTGCCGATGATATGGCAGCACCAACCAGGAGTGAGACAGGGACTCTGGGGGAGAGTGAAAGCTTGCCTCTGCTCAAGGTGTCAGAGCTGAAGAAGAGGTTTGAGGCCTAA